Proteins from a genomic interval of Plasmodium berghei ANKA genome assembly, chromosome: 6:
- a CDS encoding tryptophan-rich antigen: protein MNGQLTQYYDYVKHNLFNFNGNGALVRTIEGIPHNGVMNFFSFLLVAAYMGYLVLGSSKNKKNKKGDNNVNPIPNVKNIYNKRKYTDDQSSAPKTDKWKHDAWRKWILNLDDRWNTFSRNVDKHKGEWMDQKDGQLIEWVKELQAKWMHFNPNIDQEYKIEFLKKSENWTDDKWKIWMLTEAQQLLENDLKEWLSQAEADYCKWTMDAWNQWKDSQIKEWITLDWKYEEDTFFSKIDEFTVESLPPEDQRLWYSWKERIYKEGSDWKYWASLKESKYVNENWELWEEWKNEKQEMFSEWLQLYTNKWIQQKQWRLWIGEKMSQNDQKLTSESISVGASAGEKNDEVKNDEVKNDEVKNDEVKNDEVKNDEVKNDEVKNDEVKNDEVKNDEVKNDEVKNDEVKNDEVKNDEVKNDEVKNDEVKNDEVKNDEVKNDEVKNDEVKNDEAKNDEVKNDEVKNDEVKNDEVKNDEVKNDEVKNDEVKNDEVKNDEVKNDEVKNDEVKNDEVKNDEVKNDEVKNDEVKNDEVKTDEKKSEMKKDDGTNGIKIKYNGINESTKTDEKKSEMKKDDGTNGIKIKYNGINESTKTDEKKSEMKKDDGTNGIKIKYNGINESTKTDEKKSEMKKDDGTNGIKIKYNGINESTKTDEKKSEMKKDDGTNGIKIKYNGINESTKTDEKKSEMKKDDGTNGIKIKYNGINESTKTDEKKSEMKKDDGTNGIKIKYNGINESTKTDEKKSEMKKDGGTNGIKIKYNGINESTKTDEKKEDTDTSSLNGDENKQKNITNPYLRNSIFI, encoded by the exons ATGAATGGGCAACTTACGCAATACTATGACTATGTTAAACATAATCTGTTTAATTTCAATGGTAATGGAGCATTAGTTAGAACTATCGAAGGTATCCCTCATAATGGGGTTATGaattttttctcttttttacTAGTAGCAGCATACATGGGATACTTGGTATTGGGGAGTTCAAAG aataaaaaaaataaaaaggggGATAATAACGTAAATCCAATTCCcaatgttaaaaatatttacaataaACGTAAGTATACGGATGATCAATCATCAGCACCAAAAACAGATAAATGGAAACATGATGCTTGGAGAAAATGGATTTTAAATTTAGACGATAGATGGAACACATTTAGCAGAAATGTTGATAAACATAAAGGTGAATGGATGGACCAAAAAGATGGCCAATTGATAGAATGGGTAAAAGAATTACAAGCAAAATGGATGCATTTCAATCCGAATATAGATcaagaatataaaattgaattTCTAAAAAAGTCTGAAAACTGGACTGATgataaatggaaaatatggATGTTAACAGAAGCACAACAACTTTTAGAAAATGATCTAAAAGAGTGGCTTTCTCAGGCTGAAGCAGATTATTGTAAATGGACTATGGATGCATGGAATCAATGGAAAGATAGTCAAATAAAAGAATGGATAACTCTTGATTGGAAATATGAAGAAGACACTTTCTTTTCGAAAATTGATGAATTTACAGTAGAATCATTACCACCAGAAGACCAAAGATTATGGTATTCTTGGAAAGAAAGAATATACAAAGAAGGAAGTGATTGGAAATATTGGGCATCACTAAAGGAATCTAAATATGTAAATGAAAATTGGGAATTATGGGAAGAAtggaaaaatgaaaaacaaGAAATGTTCAGTGAATGGCTTCAATTATATACTAATAAATGGATCCAACAAAAACAATGGAGATTATGGATTGGAGAAAAAATGTCACAAAATGATCAAAAACTTACATCTGAATCGATTTCCGTAGGTGCTAGCGCTGgcgaaaaaaatgatgaggTGAAAAATGATGAGGTGAAAAATGATGAGGTGAAAAATGATGAGGTGAAAAATGATGAGGTGAAAAATGATGAGGTGAAAAATGATGAGGTGAAAAATGATGAGGTGAAAAATGATGAGGTGAAAAATGATGAGGTGAAAAATGATGAGGTGAAAAATGATGAGGTGAAAAATGATGAGGTGAAAAATGATGAGGTGAAAAATGATGAAGTGAAAAATGATGAAGTGAAAAATGATGAGGTGAAAAATGATGAGGTGAAAAATGATGAGGTGAAAAATGATGAAGTGAAAAATGATGAAGCGAAAAATGATGAAGTGAAAAATGATGAAGTGAAAAATGATGAGGTGAAAAATGATGAAGTGAAAAATGATGAAGTGAAAAATGATGAGGTGAAAAATGATGAAGTGAAAAATGATGAAGTGAAAAATGATGAGGTGAAAAATGATGAGGTGAAAAATGATGAGGTGAAAAATGATGAGGTGAAAAATGATGAAGTGAAAAATGATGAGGTGAAAAATGATGAGGTGAAAAATGATGAAGTGAAAAccgatgaaaaaaaaagtgagaTGAAAAAAGATGACGGTACTAATGGTATtaaaatcaaatataaCGGCATAAACGAATCAACGAAAAccgatgaaaaaaaaagtgagaTGAAAAAAGATGACGGTACTAATGGTATtaaaatcaaatataaCGGCATAAACGAATCAACGAAAAccgatgaaaaaaaaagtgagaTGAAAAAAGATGACGGTACTAATGGTATtaaaatcaaatataaCGGCATAAACGAATCAACGAAAAccgatgaaaaaaaaagtgagaTGAAAAAAGATGACGGTACTAATGGTATtaaaatcaaatataaCGGCATAAACGAATCAACGAAAAccgatgaaaaaaaaagtgagaTGAAAAAAGATGACGGTACTAATGGTATtaaaatcaaatataaCGGCATAAACGAATCAACGAAAAccgatgaaaaaaaaagtgagaTGAAAAAAGATGACGGTACTAATGGTATtaaaatcaaatataaCGGCATAAACGAATCAACGAAAAccgatgaaaaaaaaagtgagaTGAAAAAAGATGACGGTACTAATGGTATtaaaatcaaatataaCGGCATAAACGAATCAACGAAAAccgatgaaaaaaaaagtgagaTGAAAAAAGATGGCGGTACTAATGGTATtaaaatcaaatataaCGGCATAAACGAATCAACGAAAACCGATGAAAAGAAAGAAGATACCGATACAAGTTCATTAAATggtgatgaaaataaacaaaaaaatataacgaACCCATATCTTCGAAACTcgatatttatataa
- a CDS encoding lysophospholipase, putative encodes MEEAELNNDELRKTVFNLDGNPKVDYFYNKDGLLLKTYGWIVKKALGIVLLIHGLKGHARFTYLRANAEVINNNEVLVIDNNNYYVYNGSWVEKFNQSGYSVYALDLQGHGESEGWANLRGHIKRFGDLVDDVIQYMNKIQDEISNDNINDDESHDIVITQKKRLPMYIVGHSMGGNIALRVLQVLNKAKEKSVSKVEDILKYKKNGVLIGDFMSIYDNDDLKDEVTSVSEPINLNNAPNDNTIGNAYGTYCISNDSACDNDNDSTTTGGSDINNTSVSTEGNVIASTSTEYNVIASTSTEYNVIASTSTEDNVIANTSAEDNVIASTSTEDNVIASTSAEDNVIASTSAEDNVITSTSAEDNVIPNTSAEDNVIASTSTEDNVIPNTSTNGNNKNNEKYNCLDKLNIKGCVSLSGMVSFEKIAQPGTNLFNYIYLPITHFLSYIAPNMQTMSELPYKSFPFIENLCKVDKYRHNGGITFKYVYELIKAMGALNDDINYIPKDIPLLFIHAKDDCICYYKGVKLFYDRINSYNKELYSVENMDHSLTIEPGNELIVQKIIDWICSLEKDNKNAIEDQA; translated from the coding sequence atggaaGAAGCTGAATTGAATAATGATGAATTAAGAAAAActgtttttaatttagaTGGAAATCCTAAGGTTGATTATTTCTATAATAAAGATggtttattattaaaaacatatgGGTGGATAGTTAAAAAGGCCTTAGGtattgtattattaatCCATGGGCTGAAAGGCCATGCTCGATTCACTTATTTGAGAGCAAATGCAGAagtaataaataacaaCGAAGTTTTAGTGATAGATAATAACAACTACTATGTTTACAATGGTAGTTGGgttgaaaaatttaatcAAAGCGGATATTCAGTATACGCATTGGATTTACAAGGACATGGAGAATCAGAAGGGTGGGCAAATTTAAGAGGTCATATTAAGCGCTTTGGAGATTTAGTTGATGATGTAATacaatatatgaataaaatcCAAGATGAAATATCAAATgacaatataaatgatgatGAATCTCATGATATAGTAATaactcaaaaaaaaagactCCCTATGTATATTGTTGGGCATTCGATGGGAGGGAATATTGCTTTAAGGGTATTACAAGTATTGAATAAGgcaaaagaaaaaagtgTTTCTAAAGTTgaagatatattaaaatataaaaaaaatggtgTCCTGATAGGCGATTTCATGAGTATTTATGACAATGATGATCTTAAAGATGAAGTTACTAGTGTAAGTGAACCCATTAATCTTAATAATGCCCCTAATGATAATACTATAGGAAATGCTTATGGTACGTATTGCATTTCCAATGACAGCGCATGtgataatgataatgataGTACTACTACTGGTGGTAGTGATATCAACAATACCAGTGTTAGTACTGAAGGCAATGTAATAGCCAGTACTAGTACTGAATACAATGTAATAGCCAGTACTAGTACTGAATACAATGTAATAGCTAGTACTAGTACTGAAGACAATGTAATAGCCAATACTAGTGCCGAAGACAATGTAATAGCCAGTACTAGTACTGAAGACAATGTAATAGCCAGTACTAGTGCCGAAGACAATGTAATAGCCAGTACTAGTGCCGAAGACAATGTAATAACCAGTACTAGTGCCGAAGACAATGTAATACCCAATACTAGTGCCGAAGACAATGTAATAGCCAGTACTAGTACCGAAGACAATGTAATACCCAATACTAGTACCAATggtaacaataaaaataacgaaaaatataattgtttggacaaattaaatattaaaggTTGTGTATCGTTGTCTGGTATGGTGTCTTTCGAAAAAATAGCACAGCCAGGAACAAATTTattcaattatatttatttgccTATAACACATTTCTTATCTTATATTGCACCTAACATGCAAACTATGTCAGAATTACCATATAAAAGTTTCCCatttattgaaaatttatGTAAAGTAGATAAATATCGACATAATGGGGGAATtacatttaaatatgtatatgagCTTATAAAAGCAATGGGTGCATTGAACGAtgatattaattatataccAAAAGACATCCCTTTATTGTTTATCCATGCAAAAGACGATTgtatttgttattataaagGAGTAAAGTTGTTTTATGATAGAATAAATTCttataataaagaattatATTCGGTCGAAAACATGGACCATTCTCTAACAATAGAACCAGGAAATGAGTTAATTGTACAAAAAATCATTGACTGGATATGTAGTTTGGAAAaggataataaaaatgcaatAGAAGATCAAGCATAA